A window from Pokkaliibacter sp. MBI-7 encodes these proteins:
- a CDS encoding capsule biosynthesis GfcC family protein, which yields MADISVTYTGNVEQAGPVSFATGSRLFELAHSIPTDSAWVPGAALFLTQNYSKEQSRKSAMLEELKSIYNSTAANKDADKPLSEWLLALRSWIQTQPITGRQLTTTLDPYQLEIEKTANLKIGSDARLNYPNRPDYISVIGLNGTTDSAAPFRKLPYLPGKDIQSYLNEDDIAPWANKNEVYVIAPSGRIEKVGIAAWNFQKVRLIPGSWVYIPIEDDALAAAPHFNEGFVQWLTTRTLP from the coding sequence ATGGCCGATATATCGGTCACCTATACTGGTAATGTGGAACAAGCTGGCCCGGTATCCTTTGCCACTGGGAGCAGATTATTCGAGCTAGCTCATTCCATTCCGACTGATTCTGCATGGGTCCCAGGTGCAGCCTTGTTTCTTACGCAGAACTACAGCAAGGAACAAAGCAGAAAATCTGCGATGCTTGAAGAGCTAAAGAGCATTTATAACTCCACAGCAGCCAATAAAGATGCAGATAAACCTTTATCGGAGTGGTTACTGGCGTTGCGGAGCTGGATTCAGACTCAGCCAATCACTGGCCGTCAACTGACAACCACACTTGATCCCTATCAGCTCGAAATTGAAAAAACGGCAAACCTCAAGATAGGCTCCGATGCCCGCCTGAACTATCCCAACCGTCCTGACTATATTTCTGTAATTGGCCTGAATGGCACAACTGATAGTGCGGCGCCCTTTCGTAAACTGCCGTATCTGCCGGGGAAAGATATTCAGAGCTATCTCAATGAGGACGATATCGCGCCCTGGGCCAATAAGAACGAGGTATATGTCATAGCTCCTTCTGGTCGGATTGAAAAAGTCGGCATCGCAGCCTGGAACTTCCAAAAAGTGCGGCTAATCCCTGGCAGCTGGGTCTACATTCCTATTGAAGATGACGCATTGGCTGCTGCTCCCCATTTCAACGAAGGTTTTGTCCAGTGGCTCACAACAAGAACACTCCCATGA
- the pgi gene encoding glucose-6-phosphate isomerase, producing the protein MERTQFADMQDSPSWSALLEHADQLASSHIYSLFEQDQARFEKFHVSSSPILFDYSKQLLTEQTVDLLFRLAEEKKLPERIAALFSGEHVNSSEDRPAMHWALRSPATDRTLYNGNDISQPVAAELDKIDSFAEIIRSGQWRGFSGYAITDVVNIGVGGSDLGPMMSCMALEDCIDVEPTPLRIHFVSSMDGTQLSPLLDKLNPHTTLFILSSKSFTTIDTLSNAATALNWLTQACPEKEKVLSSHFIGISAQQDKMSAWGIPESNQLYFWDWVGGRYSMWSSIGFPIALKLGIRAFKQLLAGAHFMDKQFQNTPWQQNLPVLLGLIGVWNSNFQKINTHAILPYDGRLKYLPTYLSQLEMESNGKSVTRSGQSVAFKTCPILWGEVGPNAQHAFYQLLHQGTERVSCDFIAPAMRYHEHTNPSLTQQHELALANCFAQSRLLALGERVLPESSSLPSYKRYPGNQPSSTIILDELTPFSLGALIALYEHKVFVQSVIWDINPFDQWGVELGKKLASDTLELLQGNRSLEGYDPSTSGLVTHIVNAWKQNS; encoded by the coding sequence ATGGAAAGAACTCAGTTTGCAGATATGCAGGACTCCCCCTCCTGGAGCGCCTTGCTTGAACATGCAGATCAATTGGCATCCTCACACATCTATTCGCTGTTCGAGCAAGACCAGGCGCGTTTCGAGAAGTTCCATGTATCCAGCTCTCCTATATTGTTTGACTACAGCAAGCAACTGTTGACGGAACAAACAGTCGATCTGCTTTTCAGGCTTGCCGAAGAAAAGAAACTGCCTGAGCGCATTGCTGCGCTGTTCTCAGGCGAGCATGTGAACAGCTCTGAAGATCGCCCTGCGATGCACTGGGCACTTCGATCACCAGCAACAGATCGTACTCTGTACAACGGCAACGATATTTCACAGCCAGTGGCCGCAGAGCTCGATAAGATCGACAGCTTTGCCGAAATCATTCGCAGTGGTCAGTGGCGTGGATTTAGTGGTTATGCCATTACTGATGTAGTCAACATCGGGGTTGGAGGTTCAGACCTTGGTCCTATGATGAGCTGCATGGCACTTGAAGACTGTATAGACGTGGAACCAACGCCACTGCGAATCCATTTTGTATCGTCAATGGACGGCACTCAGCTTTCACCTCTGCTAGATAAACTTAACCCCCATACCACCCTGTTCATCCTTTCATCTAAATCCTTTACCACCATTGATACGCTGTCGAATGCTGCTACCGCACTCAACTGGCTCACTCAGGCATGCCCCGAGAAAGAGAAAGTACTTTCCAGTCACTTTATTGGCATTTCTGCACAACAGGACAAGATGTCAGCCTGGGGGATTCCAGAGTCCAATCAGCTGTACTTCTGGGATTGGGTGGGGGGACGCTACTCCATGTGGTCAAGCATTGGCTTCCCTATCGCACTTAAACTGGGCATACGAGCCTTTAAACAGCTCCTTGCCGGTGCCCACTTTATGGACAAGCAGTTTCAGAACACGCCCTGGCAACAGAATTTGCCTGTGTTGCTGGGCCTGATTGGTGTCTGGAATAGTAATTTCCAGAAGATCAATACACATGCCATTCTGCCCTACGATGGCCGGTTAAAGTACCTGCCGACCTACTTAAGTCAGTTAGAAATGGAATCCAACGGCAAGTCTGTAACACGTTCAGGGCAGTCTGTTGCGTTCAAAACCTGCCCTATTCTTTGGGGTGAGGTGGGCCCGAATGCTCAACATGCGTTTTATCAGCTTCTACACCAGGGCACCGAGCGTGTGAGCTGTGATTTTATTGCGCCCGCGATGCGCTATCACGAGCACACCAATCCCTCACTGACTCAGCAACATGAGCTGGCTCTGGCCAACTGCTTTGCTCAGTCACGCCTCCTGGCACTGGGAGAACGCGTCTTACCCGAAAGCAGCAGCCTGCCCAGTTACAAGCGCTACCCAGGCAACCAACCCAGTTCAACCATTATTCTTGATGAACTGACCCCCTTTAGTCTTGGCGCACTTATTGCGTTGTATGAGCACAAGGTTTTTGTTCAGTCAGTAATTTGGGATATCAACCCCTTCGATCAGTGGGGTGTTGAACTGGGTAAAAAACTTGCTTCTGACACACTGGAACTACTTCAAGGTAATCGAAGCCTGGAAGGGTATGATCCCAGCACCTCGGGTCTTGTTACGCACATCGTCAATGCCTGGAAACAAAACTCCTAG
- a CDS encoding YjbF family lipoprotein, giving the protein MLTTLLPGQEPLMRLHKLLTAMSTAAFLSGCSLSPVFNAGVDSLKYSFSDKSLHLSPEQIEKLPRPSIGGRLSEDTAEALLYGYAEKDGHYWYSSSHEYLVTNHARLMRTSGLQYNLLYSSLINDALQNPELLSGKTFSQSWTIDVEPGHWYGIQVNSTLTPIGLQDIEGYSSPLFQVDEHISIPAMNWEGTNQFWFDPHSHSVVMTKQFIHPDYPPIATRVIKPFKDEVGQ; this is encoded by the coding sequence ATGCTGACCACTCTTTTGCCTGGTCAGGAACCTCTCATGCGTCTGCACAAACTCCTCACTGCTATGTCTACAGCTGCGTTTCTTAGTGGCTGTTCCCTCTCTCCGGTGTTCAATGCAGGCGTCGACAGCCTGAAGTACAGCTTTTCAGATAAATCACTGCACCTCTCTCCGGAACAAATAGAAAAACTGCCGAGACCCTCCATCGGTGGTCGGCTATCTGAGGACACAGCAGAAGCGCTGCTGTATGGCTATGCAGAAAAAGATGGTCATTACTGGTACAGCAGCAGCCATGAGTATTTAGTAACTAATCATGCGCGTCTGATGCGTACCAGCGGCCTGCAATACAATCTTCTGTATTCGTCTCTTATCAATGACGCACTGCAAAACCCCGAATTGCTATCGGGCAAAACTTTTTCTCAGTCGTGGACAATCGATGTCGAACCCGGCCACTGGTACGGCATTCAGGTTAACAGCACACTGACTCCGATAGGCCTGCAGGATATCGAGGGGTATTCCTCCCCCCTCTTTCAGGTTGATGAGCACATTAGTATCCCTGCTATGAACTGGGAAGGTACCAATCAATTCTGGTTTGATCCGCACTCACACAGTGTGGTCATGACAAAGCAATTTATTCATCCTGACTACCCCCCTATTGCTACCCGAGTCATCAAACCCTTCAAAGACGAGGTCGGACAGTGA
- a CDS encoding rhamnan synthesis F family protein: MSRKVLEKKLKDYLRKRNPQALRFLVKVKQQWRKKKLQQQFKAIQVRSDAGDAALLEQATRDRLFDFEWYNSRSLHQFGDVSSAFTDFCRKSRYSNISASAKFDTEDYMRRNLDVYFSGIGALEHYLYAGQQEGREIQGVKQLWQPSHVLPIDLADNSYKNMRIALCLHIYYKDFIERFASLLSSLPIKADIYVSVADASWSGEVKSAFGKCPEAGDIHCVVSPNRGRNFGPLLVEFSEKLKGYDLVGHLHSKKSLYSGREQTQWSDYLNEYLLGDAGVIRGILQLFAHNADLGMYFPTSYWLMPSWVNHWTMNKQAARSYLEKWNIALEEDFLAYPVGGMFWARPAALQQLFDQTWSYSDFPEEPLANDGSELHALERLLPLLVKHNGYKPFFYHPPTGQFTLDKGYIYTQYHQPLSEYANQLHNVDIASFDLFDTLLQRRYYQPDYAKLKVGQQLFAAGVVPSAQQFVAERNQAEFECRQSRQFAGDVGLIEVYQRLAKTLNLPADAVAMSELEFEMDLEECLPKEEVVTLFNSLIESGKKVFLVSDTYYSSSQIERLLYHIGARHPDQMWVSSENGLRKDNGSLWRELAEKTIDKGIKVAHIGDNVVADAQIPGDFGFQSLHILNPMDKWKAMGLPGGFTHGEMNELEIKKWGRLICANGRYPLLKH; the protein is encoded by the coding sequence GTGTCACGGAAAGTATTGGAAAAAAAGCTCAAAGATTACCTGCGTAAGCGTAACCCTCAGGCATTGCGGTTTCTGGTCAAGGTTAAACAGCAATGGCGCAAAAAAAAGCTACAGCAGCAGTTTAAAGCAATACAGGTCAGGTCTGATGCCGGAGATGCAGCATTGTTAGAGCAAGCGACACGGGACCGCTTATTTGACTTTGAATGGTATAACAGTAGAAGCCTCCATCAGTTTGGTGATGTATCTTCCGCATTCACAGATTTTTGCAGAAAGTCTCGGTATTCCAATATTTCTGCTTCCGCGAAATTCGATACTGAAGACTATATGCGGCGTAACCTGGATGTGTACTTTTCTGGTATCGGTGCGCTAGAACATTATCTGTACGCCGGTCAGCAAGAAGGCAGGGAGATCCAAGGTGTCAAACAGCTCTGGCAACCTTCACATGTGCTTCCCATCGATCTGGCTGATAATAGCTATAAAAATATGCGCATAGCCCTTTGTCTGCATATTTATTACAAAGACTTTATTGAGCGCTTTGCCAGTCTGTTAAGTAGTTTACCAATAAAGGCTGATATTTATGTCAGTGTTGCAGATGCTTCTTGGTCAGGAGAGGTAAAGTCAGCATTTGGAAAATGTCCAGAGGCGGGAGATATTCATTGTGTAGTTTCACCCAATCGCGGAAGAAACTTTGGTCCATTACTGGTGGAGTTTAGTGAAAAGCTTAAAGGCTATGATCTGGTAGGTCATCTGCACTCCAAAAAGTCTCTTTATTCAGGCCGTGAGCAGACGCAATGGTCAGACTATCTGAATGAATATTTGTTAGGTGATGCTGGCGTTATACGTGGTATTTTGCAGTTGTTTGCTCATAACGCAGATTTGGGAATGTACTTTCCTACCTCTTACTGGCTAATGCCAAGCTGGGTAAATCATTGGACAATGAACAAACAGGCAGCCAGAAGCTATCTGGAAAAGTGGAATATCGCTCTGGAGGAGGATTTCCTGGCCTATCCTGTTGGAGGAATGTTTTGGGCACGCCCAGCTGCTCTGCAGCAGCTGTTTGATCAGACATGGTCATACAGCGATTTTCCAGAAGAGCCGCTGGCCAATGATGGTTCCGAGCTGCATGCGCTGGAACGTCTTCTACCTCTGCTCGTGAAACATAATGGCTACAAGCCATTTTTCTATCATCCACCGACAGGGCAGTTCACTCTCGATAAAGGCTACATCTATACACAGTATCATCAGCCTCTCAGTGAATATGCCAATCAGCTGCACAATGTAGATATAGCCAGTTTTGATCTGTTTGATACGTTACTACAGCGTCGCTATTACCAGCCAGATTATGCAAAGCTCAAGGTAGGCCAGCAGTTGTTTGCCGCAGGCGTTGTACCGAGTGCCCAGCAGTTCGTGGCAGAGCGTAATCAAGCCGAGTTCGAGTGCCGGCAGTCACGTCAGTTCGCTGGCGACGTTGGGTTGATCGAGGTTTATCAACGTCTGGCTAAGACCTTGAATTTACCAGCCGATGCAGTAGCCATGTCTGAACTAGAGTTTGAAATGGATCTGGAGGAGTGCCTGCCGAAAGAGGAGGTGGTGACGCTGTTCAACTCATTGATTGAAAGCGGAAAAAAAGTGTTTCTGGTGTCTGATACCTATTATTCCAGCTCTCAGATAGAGCGGTTGCTGTATCACATCGGTGCCCGGCACCCAGATCAAATGTGGGTTTCCAGCGAAAATGGGTTGAGGAAGGATAACGGTAGTTTATGGCGTGAGCTGGCAGAAAAAACCATTGATAAAGGCATCAAGGTCGCTCATATCGGTGATAACGTCGTTGCGGATGCTCAAATTCCGGGAGACTTCGGCTTTCAGAGCCTGCACATTCTTAATCCGATGGATAAATGGAAGGCAATGGGTCTGCCAGGCGGGTTCACTCATGGCGAAATGAATGAGCTGGAAATTAAAAAGTGGGGGCGACTGATATGTGCAAACGGGCGTTATCCTTTACTTAAGCATTAA
- a CDS encoding glycosyltransferase family 4 protein, producing MIANTSWYLFNFHQGLILDLQEAGWEVETVAPEDDYTVKLQAISQRHHTLHMHRRGGNPLKDLIACRELFCLFRQRQPQAVLNFTPKPNVYGTLAAHWLDIPAINNITGLGTLFAEPTMMNRVAQFLFRISQPKAHHVLFQNQDDRTLFIDRGYVAADKTSRIPGSGIDLNRFIPTEAPNDGIVRFILVARMLRMKGVEEFVEAARQLKAERSDVEFLLLGHVDAGSANSISESQIKAWHKEGVINYLGGVSNVAPKIAQADCVVLPSYYREGVPRSLLEAAAMAKPIITTDTVGCRDAVDHGLTGLICQPRNAQSLKDALTEIANMSHIERIALGQAGRIKMQKSFDVNRVIKAYINLLAPLKESPVLDTLVTDTK from the coding sequence ATGATTGCCAATACGTCTTGGTACTTATTCAACTTCCATCAAGGTCTGATCCTGGATTTACAGGAGGCAGGCTGGGAGGTTGAGACGGTAGCACCTGAAGATGATTACACCGTCAAGCTGCAAGCAATCAGCCAGCGGCATCATACCTTGCATATGCATCGGCGGGGTGGCAACCCGCTTAAAGATCTTATCGCTTGCAGGGAGTTATTCTGCTTGTTTCGTCAGCGCCAGCCACAGGCTGTGCTCAACTTCACACCCAAACCCAATGTTTATGGCACCCTTGCAGCTCACTGGCTGGATATTCCCGCAATCAATAACATCACCGGTTTAGGAACGCTTTTTGCTGAGCCAACAATGATGAATCGGGTGGCACAATTTCTATTCAGGATATCGCAGCCCAAAGCTCATCACGTGCTGTTCCAAAATCAGGATGATCGCACTCTATTCATTGATCGTGGCTATGTAGCCGCCGACAAGACATCTCGAATACCGGGTAGCGGTATTGATCTGAACCGCTTCATTCCAACAGAAGCGCCAAACGATGGCATCGTCAGATTTATTCTGGTTGCACGTATGTTGCGGATGAAGGGTGTTGAGGAGTTTGTCGAAGCGGCCAGGCAACTTAAGGCCGAACGATCGGATGTTGAATTTCTGCTGCTAGGCCATGTGGACGCCGGCAGCGCCAACAGTATCAGTGAGTCACAGATCAAAGCCTGGCACAAAGAAGGCGTCATTAACTATCTGGGCGGTGTGAGTAATGTGGCACCGAAAATTGCTCAGGCAGACTGCGTTGTTTTACCCTCTTACTACCGCGAGGGAGTACCGCGCTCGCTCCTTGAAGCGGCGGCTATGGCTAAGCCTATCATTACGACTGATACCGTTGGCTGCCGGGATGCGGTTGATCACGGTTTGACAGGGCTCATATGTCAGCCACGCAATGCTCAGTCACTCAAAGATGCACTGACAGAAATTGCTAATATGTCTCACATTGAGCGAATAGCGCTTGGACAAGCAGGGCGTATTAAAATGCAGAAGTCCTTTGACGTGAACCGTGTGATCAAGGCGTATATCAACCTGCTTGCCCCCTTGAAAGAATCACCTGTGCTGGACACTCTCGTCACTGACACCAAGTAG
- the cysQ gene encoding 3'(2'),5'-bisphosphate nucleotidase CysQ yields MQEVNKEVLAAVERIAREAGCLIMEVYSRDFSVVNKEDKSPLTEADARAHSLIVSELAKLSPATPILSEEDVSSFAGADKFSQYWLVDPLDGTKEFIKRNGEFTVNIALIESGVSVLGVVYAPATDVLYSAARGLGASKVDVTGTVPLSVSSFTQGELCRVVGSRSHGSDAMEGFLQKLPKHQMVAMGSSLKLCLVAEGLADIYPRLGPTSLWDTAAAQCVVEAAGGQVITLNGEALGYGNTDKVLNPYFLVIGAGTTNWLEFFAGVE; encoded by the coding sequence GCTCGCGAAGCGGGCTGTCTGATCATGGAAGTCTATTCAAGGGACTTTTCTGTCGTCAATAAAGAAGATAAATCACCTTTGACTGAAGCGGATGCTAGAGCGCACAGTTTAATTGTGAGCGAGTTAGCAAAGTTATCCCCAGCGACTCCCATACTCTCAGAAGAGGATGTTTCCTCCTTTGCTGGAGCGGACAAGTTCAGTCAGTACTGGTTGGTAGATCCACTTGATGGGACTAAAGAGTTTATCAAGAGAAACGGCGAGTTTACCGTCAATATTGCGCTTATCGAGTCAGGTGTCTCGGTTTTGGGGGTCGTGTATGCCCCAGCCACTGACGTTCTCTATTCAGCCGCGCGCGGGTTGGGAGCCAGTAAAGTTGATGTTACCGGAACTGTCCCTCTGTCTGTGAGTAGCTTTACGCAGGGTGAGCTATGTCGTGTAGTAGGAAGTCGCTCACACGGCAGTGATGCAATGGAAGGATTCCTGCAGAAATTACCTAAGCATCAGATGGTCGCAATGGGCAGTTCGCTGAAGCTTTGCCTGGTGGCTGAAGGTCTTGCAGATATTTATCCTCGCCTTGGCCCTACTTCTTTGTGGGATACTGCAGCAGCCCAGTGTGTAGTGGAAGCGGCGGGTGGGCAGGTTATTACTTTGAATGGTGAGGCTCTTGGTTACGGTAATACTGATAAGGTTTTAAACCCGTATTTTCTGGTCATAGGTGCAGGTACGACCAACTGGCTGGAGTTTTTTGCAGGAGTGGAGTAA
- a CDS encoding YjbH domain-containing protein yields the protein MKRQTSHFSLSLLACACSAVITQSAMAYEETGPVTQGDFGGAGVLQTPTARMAPVGQFNFHYSHTSPYSRFNLFFQPLSWLEGGFRYMSISNVPYGPASLSGTQSYKDKAIDIKARLWDEGRYIPAVAVGGRDISGTGLFSGEYVVASKRWSNLDFSLGLGWGYVGARGSLGNPLSLLSARFDERGAAKSGGGKFNFSNYFSGDTSLFGGVSYYIPNSPFIIKAEYDGNNYQHEPRDNNQDQSSPINVGVVYQFNNNIDLQLAWERGNTAMLGFTYKANMAAPFNQTRTDPAPEPLRSPEATSDWQHVATELHNNAGYEVSAIHATDHQVTMTGEQTSYRESSKAKMRAARILANNTSAETDSITIIDTKNGLPLTKSTITRQSLESADDGDITTDELKSQMTLRNPGNSAGNEVYAAKPDQFRYYFWPGLTQNIGGPDAFYLYQVTANATATYTFTPGLDLASTVSVGIVDNFDKFKYDAPSNLPRVRTYIREYLTNSNYGIQNLQLTYRRQLSDNWYGQAYAGLLETMYGGVGGEVLYRPIGQPWALGLDLNYVKQRDFDRGFGFRDYTTTTGHLTGYYNFADQDLLAKISIGQYLAKDKGVTFDVSRYFDNGVSAGFWATFTNVSSEDFGEGSFDKGIYLTIPFDAFFTRSTVKYAPIVWQPLTRDGGQRLQRTSQLYDITRMRDQDLYLDGFNNAYQ from the coding sequence ATGAAAAGGCAAACAAGTCATTTCTCGCTGTCGTTACTCGCGTGTGCCTGTTCCGCTGTAATAACACAGTCGGCCATGGCTTACGAAGAAACAGGACCCGTAACCCAGGGAGACTTTGGTGGCGCAGGAGTACTGCAGACTCCCACGGCGAGAATGGCACCTGTGGGACAGTTTAACTTTCACTACAGTCACACCTCGCCTTACTCACGCTTCAACCTTTTCTTTCAGCCACTGAGCTGGCTGGAAGGCGGCTTCAGGTACATGTCTATCTCTAACGTACCGTACGGACCCGCATCTTTAAGCGGCACTCAATCCTACAAAGATAAAGCGATTGATATCAAGGCACGCTTATGGGATGAGGGACGCTATATTCCTGCGGTAGCCGTAGGCGGCAGAGACATCAGTGGTACCGGCCTGTTCAGTGGAGAGTATGTGGTTGCCAGCAAACGCTGGAGCAATCTTGATTTCTCCCTGGGCTTGGGATGGGGATACGTTGGAGCAAGAGGCTCGCTTGGCAACCCACTGTCACTACTGAGTGCTCGCTTCGATGAGCGCGGGGCTGCCAAAAGTGGCGGTGGGAAGTTCAACTTCAGTAACTACTTCAGCGGAGACACATCTTTATTCGGTGGCGTGTCCTACTACATACCGAACTCGCCTTTTATTATCAAAGCCGAGTACGATGGCAATAATTATCAGCATGAGCCACGTGATAACAACCAGGATCAGTCGTCTCCGATTAACGTTGGTGTCGTGTATCAATTCAACAACAATATTGATCTGCAACTGGCTTGGGAACGGGGCAATACCGCCATGCTGGGCTTTACCTATAAAGCCAATATGGCAGCGCCCTTTAACCAGACACGAACCGACCCAGCACCAGAGCCCTTACGCTCACCAGAGGCAACTTCTGACTGGCAACATGTAGCTACGGAACTGCATAACAATGCAGGCTACGAGGTCAGCGCAATTCATGCTACTGACCATCAGGTCACCATGACTGGAGAGCAGACCAGTTACCGTGAATCCAGTAAAGCGAAGATGCGCGCCGCACGCATTCTGGCAAACAACACCAGTGCCGAAACTGACAGCATCACTATCATCGATACCAAAAATGGCCTTCCTCTTACGAAGTCTACGATTACCAGGCAAAGCCTTGAGTCGGCAGATGACGGAGATATCACCACCGACGAGCTCAAGTCACAAATGACCTTGAGGAATCCGGGCAACTCCGCGGGTAACGAAGTCTACGCAGCTAAACCTGACCAGTTCCGCTATTACTTCTGGCCAGGGCTCACACAGAACATCGGTGGCCCGGATGCATTCTACCTTTATCAGGTTACGGCCAATGCCACTGCAACCTATACGTTCACACCCGGTCTGGATTTAGCCTCTACAGTGAGCGTGGGGATAGTCGATAACTTCGACAAGTTCAAATACGATGCACCTAGTAATCTGCCCAGGGTCAGGACCTACATCAGGGAGTATCTGACCAACTCCAACTATGGCATCCAGAATCTGCAACTCACCTACCGTAGACAGCTGTCAGATAACTGGTACGGCCAGGCCTATGCTGGTCTGCTGGAGACCATGTATGGCGGTGTGGGTGGTGAGGTACTTTATCGCCCAATCGGGCAACCCTGGGCACTGGGTCTCGACTTGAACTATGTCAAACAGCGTGACTTTGACAGAGGCTTCGGCTTCCGTGACTACACCACTACTACGGGCCACCTCACTGGCTATTACAACTTTGCAGATCAGGACTTGCTGGCCAAGATCAGTATTGGACAATATCTGGCTAAAGATAAAGGTGTAACCTTTGATGTTTCTCGCTATTTTGATAACGGTGTATCAGCTGGCTTCTGGGCAACGTTCACCAATGTCAGTAGCGAAGACTTTGGTGAGGGTAGTTTCGATAAGGGTATATATTTAACCATTCCTTTCGATGCTTTCTTCACTCGTTCTACAGTGAAGTATGCACCTATCGTATGGCAACCGCTGACACGAGATGGCGGCCAGCGTCTGCAAAGAACATCGCAACTGTATGACATTACCCGTATGCGTGACCAGGACCTCTATCTGGACGGTTTTAATAACGCATACCAATAA